From the genome of Sander lucioperca isolate FBNREF2018 chromosome 1, SLUC_FBN_1.2, whole genome shotgun sequence, one region includes:
- the gabra6a gene encoding gamma-aminobutyric acid receptor subunit alpha-6a isoform X1 — MALDLFTRRPMRHIDFDKNFLHGLIPGAPGRLAGDNAAPLLEVHRHAAASHTADSLGSVFGIEKIYSDNITLILDRLLDGYDNRLRPGSGGGVTEVKTDIFVTSFGPVSDVEMEYTMDMFFRQMWVDERLKFEGPPEVLRLNNRMVDKIWTPDTFFQNSRKSISHNTTTPNKLFRIMQNGTVLYTMRLTIGAECPMRLMDFPMDAHSCPLRFGSYAYTSSEILFTWRKGPVASVECPAESMSLLQYDLVGQTLSSEIFKSNTGHYSVQVVHFHLKRKLGYYLIQTYVPLIMVVVLSQVSFWINKESVPARTVAGITTVLTMTTLSISARQSLPKVAYATAMDWFIAVCFAFVASALVEFAAVNYFATLQANRLKKQKARRERFEVLDTGSDDENTISLDSSHQEDLKRRNHSVCRSEPGEASRVPIFLQQGSAFPQIPQLAGTSPIDKYARILFPLAFALFNLVYWYIYLAKDTMEIARNAALKN; from the exons ATGGCACTTGACCTCTTTACCAGACGTCCCATGAGGCACATTGACTTCGATAAAAACTTCCTCCATGGTCTGATACCAGGAGCCCCAGGGCGTCTGGCAGGGGACAACGCCGCTCCTCTCCTCGAAGTGCACCGACATGCTGCGGCTTCACACACGGCTGACAG TCTTGGTAGTGTATTTGGAATTGAGAAGATTTACTCGGACAACATCACTCTCATTTTGGATCGACTTTTGGATGGTTATGACAACAGACTACGACCAGGATCTGGAG GTGGTGTTACGGAGGTGAAAACAGACATCTTTGTCACCAGCTTTGGACCTGTTTCAGATGTTGAGATG GAATACACCATGGACATGTTCTTCCGTCAGATGTGGGTTGATGAGCGGCTAAAATTTGAGGGCCCCCCTGAAGTCCTGCGACTGAACAACCGCATGGTAGACAAAATCTGGACGCCAGACACTTTCTTCCAAAACTCCAGGAAGTCAATTTCTCATAACACGACCACACCTAACAAACTCTTCCGCATCATGCAGAACGGGACTGTCCTCTACACCATGAG GCTAACCATTGGCGCAGAGTGTCCAATGAGGCTGATGGACTTCCCTATGGACGCTCACTCCTGTCCTCTCAGGTTTGGAAGCT ATGCCTACACGAGCAGTGAAATCCTTTTCACTTGGAGGAAGGGACCAGTAGCCTCTGTCGAGTGTCCCGCTGAGTCCATGAGTCTTCTGCAATATGACCTGGTGGGACAGACTTTGTCCAGTGAAATATTCAAATCAAACACAG GTCACTACTCTGTGCAGGTGGTCCATTTCCACCTCAAACGGAAGCTGGGCTACTACCTTATACAGACTTACGTTCCTCTTATAATGGTTGTTGTGCTGTCACAAGTCTCTTTTTGGATCAACAAAGAGTCTGTTCCTGCACGCACAGTTGCTG GCATCACCACAGTGCTGACCATGACCACCTTGAGCATCAGCGCCCGTCAGTCACTTCCCAAAGTAGCCTATGCCACCGCCATGGACTGGTTCATTGCTGTGTGTTTTGCCTTTGTGGCGTCGGCTCTCGTTGAATTTGCAGCAGTAAACTACTTTGCCACCCTCCAGGCCAACCGTctgaagaagcagaaagctagacGAGAAAGGTTTGAGGTGTTAGATACCGGCAGCGATGATGAAAACACAATTTCG TTGGACAGCAGCCATCAGGAAGACCTGAAGAGGAGAAACCACTCAGTGTGTCGCAGTGAGCCAGGAGAAGCTTCACGGGTGCCGATTTTCCTCCAGCAGGGCTCAGCTTTTCCTCAAATCCCGCAGCTGGCTGGCACCAGCCCCATCGACAAGTACGCCCGCATCCTCTTCCCCCTGGCCTTTGCGCTCTTCAACCTAGTCTACTGGTACATCTACCTGGCCAAGGACACCATGGAGATCGCCAG GAACGCGGCTCTTAAAAACTGA
- the gabra6a gene encoding gamma-aminobutyric acid receptor subunit alpha-6a isoform X2: MAVLTLTLVTFICWISLGSVFGIEKIYSDNITLILDRLLDGYDNRLRPGSGGGVTEVKTDIFVTSFGPVSDVEMEYTMDMFFRQMWVDERLKFEGPPEVLRLNNRMVDKIWTPDTFFQNSRKSISHNTTTPNKLFRIMQNGTVLYTMRLTIGAECPMRLMDFPMDAHSCPLRFGSYAYTSSEILFTWRKGPVASVECPAESMSLLQYDLVGQTLSSEIFKSNTGHYSVQVVHFHLKRKLGYYLIQTYVPLIMVVVLSQVSFWINKESVPARTVAGITTVLTMTTLSISARQSLPKVAYATAMDWFIAVCFAFVASALVEFAAVNYFATLQANRLKKQKARRERFEVLDTGSDDENTISLDSSHQEDLKRRNHSVCRSEPGEASRVPIFLQQGSAFPQIPQLAGTSPIDKYARILFPLAFALFNLVYWYIYLAKDTMEIARNAALKN, translated from the exons ATGGCCGTCCTGACAttaactttagttacttttatCTGCTGGATAAG TCTTGGTAGTGTATTTGGAATTGAGAAGATTTACTCGGACAACATCACTCTCATTTTGGATCGACTTTTGGATGGTTATGACAACAGACTACGACCAGGATCTGGAG GTGGTGTTACGGAGGTGAAAACAGACATCTTTGTCACCAGCTTTGGACCTGTTTCAGATGTTGAGATG GAATACACCATGGACATGTTCTTCCGTCAGATGTGGGTTGATGAGCGGCTAAAATTTGAGGGCCCCCCTGAAGTCCTGCGACTGAACAACCGCATGGTAGACAAAATCTGGACGCCAGACACTTTCTTCCAAAACTCCAGGAAGTCAATTTCTCATAACACGACCACACCTAACAAACTCTTCCGCATCATGCAGAACGGGACTGTCCTCTACACCATGAG GCTAACCATTGGCGCAGAGTGTCCAATGAGGCTGATGGACTTCCCTATGGACGCTCACTCCTGTCCTCTCAGGTTTGGAAGCT ATGCCTACACGAGCAGTGAAATCCTTTTCACTTGGAGGAAGGGACCAGTAGCCTCTGTCGAGTGTCCCGCTGAGTCCATGAGTCTTCTGCAATATGACCTGGTGGGACAGACTTTGTCCAGTGAAATATTCAAATCAAACACAG GTCACTACTCTGTGCAGGTGGTCCATTTCCACCTCAAACGGAAGCTGGGCTACTACCTTATACAGACTTACGTTCCTCTTATAATGGTTGTTGTGCTGTCACAAGTCTCTTTTTGGATCAACAAAGAGTCTGTTCCTGCACGCACAGTTGCTG GCATCACCACAGTGCTGACCATGACCACCTTGAGCATCAGCGCCCGTCAGTCACTTCCCAAAGTAGCCTATGCCACCGCCATGGACTGGTTCATTGCTGTGTGTTTTGCCTTTGTGGCGTCGGCTCTCGTTGAATTTGCAGCAGTAAACTACTTTGCCACCCTCCAGGCCAACCGTctgaagaagcagaaagctagacGAGAAAGGTTTGAGGTGTTAGATACCGGCAGCGATGATGAAAACACAATTTCG TTGGACAGCAGCCATCAGGAAGACCTGAAGAGGAGAAACCACTCAGTGTGTCGCAGTGAGCCAGGAGAAGCTTCACGGGTGCCGATTTTCCTCCAGCAGGGCTCAGCTTTTCCTCAAATCCCGCAGCTGGCTGGCACCAGCCCCATCGACAAGTACGCCCGCATCCTCTTCCCCCTGGCCTTTGCGCTCTTCAACCTAGTCTACTGGTACATCTACCTGGCCAAGGACACCATGGAGATCGCCAG GAACGCGGCTCTTAAAAACTGA
- the ccng1 gene encoding cyclin-G1 produces the protein MIDTVTGPGTQPFAVQLKALTDLEGRYQPKLSGLRLIESSQDNGLRMTTRRRELEVKDLLSLTRFFGFSSETFSLAISLLDRFLSVMKIQPKHLSCVGLCCFYIAVKSAEEEKNVPLANELIRISQNRFTVSDMMRMEKIIMEKLYWKVKAPTALRFLRLFHSHIQEQLDAESKKILSLERLEAQLKACHCSFVFSKIKPSLLAMALLCYEAQEQHDPEYIDKIPEALKSLQQQLNIRDGDLVCVRELVGKCLAEYATTRCSKPNSQRLRWAISGRTARQLKHSYYKITHLPTIPESAC, from the exons ATGATCGACACAGTAACAGGACCCGGAACACAGCCCTTTGCAGTTCAGCTAAAGGCCCTGACAGATCTGGAGGGCCGATACCAACCAAAGCTGAGCGGCTTGAGGCTCATCGAGAGCTCCCAGGACAATGGCCTCAGGATGACCACCAGACGGAGGGAGCTGGAGGTGAAGGACCTGCTCTCTCTGACCAGGTTCTTTGGTTTCAGCTCAGAGACCTTCTCACTGGCCATCAGCTTGTTAGATCGATTCCTCTCTGTAATGAAG ATTCAGCCAAAGCACCTGTCCTGCGTGGGCCTGTGCTGCTTCTACATTGCCGTGAAGTCCGCAGAAGAGGAGAAGAATGTGCCTCTAGCCAACGAACTGATCCGCATCAGTCAGAATCGCTTTACAGTGTCTGACATGATGAGGATGGAGAAGATCATCATGGAGAAGCTCTACTGGAAGGTGAAGGCCCCCACAGCCCTCCGCTTCCTTCGCCTCTTTCACAGCCACATCCAGGAGCAGCTCGACGCTGAGAG CAAGAAGATACTGAGCCTTGAGAGACTGGAGGCTCAGCTGAAAGCCTGTCACTGTTCATTTGTCTTCTCCAAAATAAAG CCATCTCTGCTCGCCATGGCTCTCCTGTGTTATGAGGCCCAGGAACAACACGACCCTGAGTACATTGACAAAATACCAGAGGCCCTGAAAagtctgcagcagcagctgaaT ATCAGAGACGGGGACCTAGTTTGTGTGCGGGAGTTGGTTGGAAAATGTCTGGCTGAATATGCCACCACCAGGTGCTCCAAGCCTAACAGCCAAAGGCTTCGCTGGGCTATTTCGGGAAGAACTGCACGTCAGCTGAAGCACAGCTACTACAAGATCACTCATCTTCCCACCATACCTGAGTCAGCTTGTTAA
- the LOC116064411 gene encoding septin-8-A-like isoform X2 — protein sequence MAANEHEEKRNLELGGHVGFDSLPDQLVSKSVAQGFCFNILCVGETGIGKSTLMNTLFNTTFENEEASHYQSEVQLRPQTYDLQESNVNLKLTTVHTVGFGDQINKEESYKPILEYIDAQFERFLEEELKIKRSLFNCHDTRIHICLYFIAPTGHSLKSLDLVTMKKLDSKVNIIPIIAKADTVSKSELDKLKIKIMSELVSNGVQIYQFPTEDEAVAEINTSMNTHLPFAVIGSVEEIKVGNKMVKARLYPWGSVQVENENHCDFVKLREMLLRVNMEDLREQTHTRHYELYRRCKLEEMGFKDTGLDSHSFSLQETYEAKRKEFLVDLQRKEDEMRQMFVNKVKETEAELKEKEKELHERFEQLKRMHQEEKKNLEEKRRELEEEMNAFNRRRVAAETLMGQALQGCSQQPFKKDKDKKNFFSLPSACSLTSGRNLN from the exons ATGGCGGCCAATGAG CATGAAGAAAAGCGCAACCTGGAGCTCGGAGGTCATGTGGGGTTTGACAGTCTTCCAGATCAGTTGGTCAGTAAATCAGTTGCACAGGGATTCTGCTTCAACATCCTCTGTGTCG gTGAGACAGGGATAGGCAAGTCAACATTAATGAACACTCTTTTCAATACAACATTTGAAAATGAGGAAGCCAGCCACTATCAGAGTGAGGTACAGTTACGCCCACAAACCTATGATCTGCAGGAGAGCAATGTTAACCTCAAGCTGACCACTGTGCACACTGTAGGGTTCGGAGACCAAATCAACAAAGAGGAAAG CTATAAACCCATCCTTGAGTATATTGATGCCCAATTTGAAAGGTTTCTTGAGGAGGAGCTAAAAATAAAACGTTCCTTGTTTAACTGCCATGACACAAGAATCCATATCTGTCTGTATTTCATCGCTCCCACTGGACACTCCCTGAAGTCCCTTGATCTAGTTACAATGAAGAAACTGGACAGCAAG GTGAACATCATCCCCATTATTGCAAAGGCAGACACGGTATCCAAGAGCGAATTGGACAAATTAAAGATCAAGATTATGAGTGAGCTGGTCAGTAATGGAGTTCAGATTTATCAGTTCCCTACAGAGGATGAAGCTGTTGCAGAGATCAACACCTCCATGAAT ACTCATCTTCCCTTTGCTGTGATTGGAAGTGTAGAAGAAATTAAAGTGGGAAATAAGATGGTGAAAGCAAGGCTGTACCCCTGGGGATCAGTACAGG tgGAGAATGAAAACCACTGTGATTTTGTGAAGCTGAGGGAGATGCTACTGCGTGTGAACATGGAGGATCTCCGAGAGCAAACACACACCCGACACTATGAGCTCTACCGTCGCTGCAAGCTAGAAGAGATGGGCTTCAAGGACACAGGCCTGGACAGCCACTCGTTCAG CCTTCAGGAGACATACGAAGCCAAGAGGAAGGAGTTCCTTGTGGATCTGCAGCGCAAAGAGGACGAAATGAGACAGATGTTTGTCAACAAGGTGAAGGAGACAGAAGCAGAgctgaaagaaaaggaaaaagag CTTCACGAGAGGTTTGAGCAGCTCAAGAGGATGCAccaggaagaaaagaagaatctggaggagaaaagaagagaaCTGGAGGAGGAGATGAATGCCTTCAATAGACGAAGGGTTGCAGCTGAGACACTGATGGGACAGGCACTCCAAGGCTGCTCACAACAACCATTCAAAAAGGACAAGGACAAGAAGAA CTTCTTTAGTCTTCCATCTGCGTGCTCCTTAACCTCAGGAAGGAATTTGAATTAG
- the LOC116064411 gene encoding septin-8-A-like isoform X4, producing MNTLFNTTFENEEASHYQSEVQLRPQTYDLQESNVNLKLTTVHTVGFGDQINKEESYKPILEYIDAQFERFLEEELKIKRSLFNCHDTRIHICLYFIAPTGHSLKSLDLVTMKKLDSKVNIIPIIAKADTVSKSELDKLKIKIMSELVSNGVQIYQFPTEDEAVAEINTSMNTHLPFAVIGSVEEIKVGNKMVKARLYPWGSVQVENENHCDFVKLREMLLRVNMEDLREQTHTRHYELYRRCKLEEMGFKDTGLDSHSFSLQETYEAKRKEFLVDLQRKEDEMRQMFVNKVKETEAELKEKEKELHERFEQLKRMHQEEKKNLEEKRRELEEEMNAFNRRRVAAETLMGQALQGCSQQPFKKDKDKKNFFSLPSACSLTSGRNLN from the exons ATGAACACTCTTTTCAATACAACATTTGAAAATGAGGAAGCCAGCCACTATCAGAGTGAGGTACAGTTACGCCCACAAACCTATGATCTGCAGGAGAGCAATGTTAACCTCAAGCTGACCACTGTGCACACTGTAGGGTTCGGAGACCAAATCAACAAAGAGGAAAG CTATAAACCCATCCTTGAGTATATTGATGCCCAATTTGAAAGGTTTCTTGAGGAGGAGCTAAAAATAAAACGTTCCTTGTTTAACTGCCATGACACAAGAATCCATATCTGTCTGTATTTCATCGCTCCCACTGGACACTCCCTGAAGTCCCTTGATCTAGTTACAATGAAGAAACTGGACAGCAAG GTGAACATCATCCCCATTATTGCAAAGGCAGACACGGTATCCAAGAGCGAATTGGACAAATTAAAGATCAAGATTATGAGTGAGCTGGTCAGTAATGGAGTTCAGATTTATCAGTTCCCTACAGAGGATGAAGCTGTTGCAGAGATCAACACCTCCATGAAT ACTCATCTTCCCTTTGCTGTGATTGGAAGTGTAGAAGAAATTAAAGTGGGAAATAAGATGGTGAAAGCAAGGCTGTACCCCTGGGGATCAGTACAGG tgGAGAATGAAAACCACTGTGATTTTGTGAAGCTGAGGGAGATGCTACTGCGTGTGAACATGGAGGATCTCCGAGAGCAAACACACACCCGACACTATGAGCTCTACCGTCGCTGCAAGCTAGAAGAGATGGGCTTCAAGGACACAGGCCTGGACAGCCACTCGTTCAG CCTTCAGGAGACATACGAAGCCAAGAGGAAGGAGTTCCTTGTGGATCTGCAGCGCAAAGAGGACGAAATGAGACAGATGTTTGTCAACAAGGTGAAGGAGACAGAAGCAGAgctgaaagaaaaggaaaaagag CTTCACGAGAGGTTTGAGCAGCTCAAGAGGATGCAccaggaagaaaagaagaatctggaggagaaaagaagagaaCTGGAGGAGGAGATGAATGCCTTCAATAGACGAAGGGTTGCAGCTGAGACACTGATGGGACAGGCACTCCAAGGCTGCTCACAACAACCATTCAAAAAGGACAAGGACAAGAAGAA CTTCTTTAGTCTTCCATCTGCGTGCTCCTTAACCTCAGGAAGGAATTTGAATTAG
- the LOC116064411 gene encoding septin-8-A-like isoform X1 — translation MAANEVDVFAHEEKRNLELGGHVGFDSLPDQLVSKSVAQGFCFNILCVGETGIGKSTLMNTLFNTTFENEEASHYQSEVQLRPQTYDLQESNVNLKLTTVHTVGFGDQINKEESYKPILEYIDAQFERFLEEELKIKRSLFNCHDTRIHICLYFIAPTGHSLKSLDLVTMKKLDSKVNIIPIIAKADTVSKSELDKLKIKIMSELVSNGVQIYQFPTEDEAVAEINTSMNTHLPFAVIGSVEEIKVGNKMVKARLYPWGSVQVENENHCDFVKLREMLLRVNMEDLREQTHTRHYELYRRCKLEEMGFKDTGLDSHSFSLQETYEAKRKEFLVDLQRKEDEMRQMFVNKVKETEAELKEKEKELHERFEQLKRMHQEEKKNLEEKRRELEEEMNAFNRRRVAAETLMGQALQGCSQQPFKKDKDKKNFFSLPSACSLTSGRNLN, via the exons ATGGCGGCCAATGAGGTAGATGTTTTCGCA CATGAAGAAAAGCGCAACCTGGAGCTCGGAGGTCATGTGGGGTTTGACAGTCTTCCAGATCAGTTGGTCAGTAAATCAGTTGCACAGGGATTCTGCTTCAACATCCTCTGTGTCG gTGAGACAGGGATAGGCAAGTCAACATTAATGAACACTCTTTTCAATACAACATTTGAAAATGAGGAAGCCAGCCACTATCAGAGTGAGGTACAGTTACGCCCACAAACCTATGATCTGCAGGAGAGCAATGTTAACCTCAAGCTGACCACTGTGCACACTGTAGGGTTCGGAGACCAAATCAACAAAGAGGAAAG CTATAAACCCATCCTTGAGTATATTGATGCCCAATTTGAAAGGTTTCTTGAGGAGGAGCTAAAAATAAAACGTTCCTTGTTTAACTGCCATGACACAAGAATCCATATCTGTCTGTATTTCATCGCTCCCACTGGACACTCCCTGAAGTCCCTTGATCTAGTTACAATGAAGAAACTGGACAGCAAG GTGAACATCATCCCCATTATTGCAAAGGCAGACACGGTATCCAAGAGCGAATTGGACAAATTAAAGATCAAGATTATGAGTGAGCTGGTCAGTAATGGAGTTCAGATTTATCAGTTCCCTACAGAGGATGAAGCTGTTGCAGAGATCAACACCTCCATGAAT ACTCATCTTCCCTTTGCTGTGATTGGAAGTGTAGAAGAAATTAAAGTGGGAAATAAGATGGTGAAAGCAAGGCTGTACCCCTGGGGATCAGTACAGG tgGAGAATGAAAACCACTGTGATTTTGTGAAGCTGAGGGAGATGCTACTGCGTGTGAACATGGAGGATCTCCGAGAGCAAACACACACCCGACACTATGAGCTCTACCGTCGCTGCAAGCTAGAAGAGATGGGCTTCAAGGACACAGGCCTGGACAGCCACTCGTTCAG CCTTCAGGAGACATACGAAGCCAAGAGGAAGGAGTTCCTTGTGGATCTGCAGCGCAAAGAGGACGAAATGAGACAGATGTTTGTCAACAAGGTGAAGGAGACAGAAGCAGAgctgaaagaaaaggaaaaagag CTTCACGAGAGGTTTGAGCAGCTCAAGAGGATGCAccaggaagaaaagaagaatctggaggagaaaagaagagaaCTGGAGGAGGAGATGAATGCCTTCAATAGACGAAGGGTTGCAGCTGAGACACTGATGGGACAGGCACTCCAAGGCTGCTCACAACAACCATTCAAAAAGGACAAGGACAAGAAGAA CTTCTTTAGTCTTCCATCTGCGTGCTCCTTAACCTCAGGAAGGAATTTGAATTAG
- the LOC116064411 gene encoding septin-8-A-like isoform X3: protein MAANEVDVFAHEEKRNLELGGHVGFDSLPDQLVSKSVAQGFCFNILCVGETGIGKSTLMNTLFNTTFENEEASHYQSEVQLRPQTYDLQESNVNLKLTTVHTVGFGDQINKEESYKPILEYIDAQFERFLEEELKIKRSLFNCHDTRIHICLYFIAPTGHSLKSLDLVTMKKLDSKVNIIPIIAKADTVSKSELDKLKIKIMSELVSNGVQIYQFPTEDEAVAEINTSMNTHLPFAVIGSVEEIKVGNKMVKARLYPWGSVQVENENHCDFVKLREMLLRVNMEDLREQTHTRHYELYRRCKLEEMGFKDTGLDSHSFSLQETYEAKRKEFLVDLQRKEDEMRQMFVNKVKETEAELKEKEKELHERFEQLKRMHQEEKKNLEEKRRELEEEMNAFNRRRVAAETLMGQALQGCSQQPFKKDKDKKN, encoded by the exons ATGGCGGCCAATGAGGTAGATGTTTTCGCA CATGAAGAAAAGCGCAACCTGGAGCTCGGAGGTCATGTGGGGTTTGACAGTCTTCCAGATCAGTTGGTCAGTAAATCAGTTGCACAGGGATTCTGCTTCAACATCCTCTGTGTCG gTGAGACAGGGATAGGCAAGTCAACATTAATGAACACTCTTTTCAATACAACATTTGAAAATGAGGAAGCCAGCCACTATCAGAGTGAGGTACAGTTACGCCCACAAACCTATGATCTGCAGGAGAGCAATGTTAACCTCAAGCTGACCACTGTGCACACTGTAGGGTTCGGAGACCAAATCAACAAAGAGGAAAG CTATAAACCCATCCTTGAGTATATTGATGCCCAATTTGAAAGGTTTCTTGAGGAGGAGCTAAAAATAAAACGTTCCTTGTTTAACTGCCATGACACAAGAATCCATATCTGTCTGTATTTCATCGCTCCCACTGGACACTCCCTGAAGTCCCTTGATCTAGTTACAATGAAGAAACTGGACAGCAAG GTGAACATCATCCCCATTATTGCAAAGGCAGACACGGTATCCAAGAGCGAATTGGACAAATTAAAGATCAAGATTATGAGTGAGCTGGTCAGTAATGGAGTTCAGATTTATCAGTTCCCTACAGAGGATGAAGCTGTTGCAGAGATCAACACCTCCATGAAT ACTCATCTTCCCTTTGCTGTGATTGGAAGTGTAGAAGAAATTAAAGTGGGAAATAAGATGGTGAAAGCAAGGCTGTACCCCTGGGGATCAGTACAGG tgGAGAATGAAAACCACTGTGATTTTGTGAAGCTGAGGGAGATGCTACTGCGTGTGAACATGGAGGATCTCCGAGAGCAAACACACACCCGACACTATGAGCTCTACCGTCGCTGCAAGCTAGAAGAGATGGGCTTCAAGGACACAGGCCTGGACAGCCACTCGTTCAG CCTTCAGGAGACATACGAAGCCAAGAGGAAGGAGTTCCTTGTGGATCTGCAGCGCAAAGAGGACGAAATGAGACAGATGTTTGTCAACAAGGTGAAGGAGACAGAAGCAGAgctgaaagaaaaggaaaaagag CTTCACGAGAGGTTTGAGCAGCTCAAGAGGATGCAccaggaagaaaagaagaatctggaggagaaaagaagagaaCTGGAGGAGGAGATGAATGCCTTCAATAGACGAAGGGTTGCAGCTGAGACACTGATGGGACAGGCACTCCAAGGCTGCTCACAACAACCATTCAAAAAGGACAAGGACAAGAAGAA TTGA
- the sowahab gene encoding ankyrin repeat domain-containing protein SOWAHA: MALTQESLLSFLLEHGGKVKNSELLNNFRSLISCSDPAEKQHNRDLFKKLVNSVAVVKQIDEVKFVVVKKRYQDFVKEVAQDASQKTQMDDSFSSQNTSFSYTSPHRAESARVIYSDIENNNMCCPSNIHGNYYSDAKNTSVGAMLERSPLSRNISCADATTVKVLNISGDRASRARKSGAVFAVIAVKSPPRHSAPATQEGLHSQVHPHKTSDKPITLVTEVSTTSVPTLNPNFPAFAKRESQCWKDRQTEDMQPPGFALLRPQNKRDDAKYSESVPLEPLAHEWLVKCAAGLWEQIHGLLLQDTRLAQKKDFMSGFTALHWAAKSGNSEMIHKLVNISRKRGTCVNINSKAHGGYTPLHIAAMHGHTEVMVLLVQGYGANVNERDNDGKKAFHYLGKGVSAEVRALMGGLQQSNYREKTEDEDYREHQKGFNTISKLFQPHIGKKQKTTTKFAHDW, translated from the coding sequence ATGGCTTTGACCCAAGAATCGCTTTTGTCCTTTTTACTGGAGCACGGAGGCAAGGTGAAGAACTCGGAGCTACTAAACAACTTCAGGAGTCTAATCAGCTGCAGTGATCCCGCGGAAAAGCAGCACAATAGGGACCTTTTCAAGAAGTTGGTGAACAGCGTCGCTGTTGTCAAACAGATCGACGAGGTAAAGTTTGTGGTTGTGAAGAAAAGGTATCAGGACTTTGTTAAAGAGGTGGCTCAGGATGCCTCGCAGAAAACGCAGATGGATGACAGTTTCTCAAGCCAAAATACGAGCTTTTCGTACACATCTCCTCATCGAGCCGAGTCAGCCAGGGTGATTTATTCTGATATTGAGAACAATAATATGTGCTGTCCCTCAAACATACATGGCAACTATTATAGTGATGCCAAAAATACTTCTGTGGGGGCTATGCTGGAAAGGAGCCCGTTATCAAGAAACATAAGTTGTGCGGACGCAACTACTGTTAAAGTCCTGAATATCTCCGGAGATCGGGCGAGCAGAGCGAGGAAATCTGGAGCTGTGTTCGCTGTCATAGCAGTAAAATCCCCTCCCAGACACTCTGCACCAGCAACACAGGAAGGATTACATTCCCAAGTGCATCCGCATAAAACCTCGGACAAACCAATCACGTTGGTAACAGAAGTTTCTACAACATCTGTGCCGACTCTGAATCCTAACTTTCCAGCTTTTGCAAAAAGAGAATCTCAGTGttggaaagacagacagacagaggacatGCAACCGCCAGGCTTTGCCCTGCTGAGGCCCCAAAACAAGAGAGATGATGCAAAGTACTCAGAGTCTGTGCCTTTGGAGCCATTAGCTCATGAGTGGTTGGTAAAGTGTGCTGCTGGACTGTGGGAACAGATCCATGGTTTGCTGCTGCAGGACACACGGTTAGCACAGAAGAAAGACTTCATGTCAGGTTTCACAGCACTGCACTGGGCTGCCAAGAGTGGCAACAGCGAGATGATACACAAGCTCGTGAATATCTCCAGGAAAAGAGGCACCTGTGTTAACATCAACAGCAAAGCACACGGAGGATACACACCTTTACACATCGCAGCAATGCACGGCCACACTGAAGTAATGGTTTTGCTTGTGCAAGGTTACGGAGCCAATGTGAATGAAAGAGATAATGATGGCAAGAAGGCCTTCCACTACCTGGGCAAAGGTGTGTCAGCTGAGGTCAGAGCACTTATGGGAGGACTGCAGCAGAGCAACTACAGGGAGAAGACAGAAGATGAAGACTACAGAGAGCACCAGAAAGGCTTCAACACAATTAGTAAACTCTTCCAGCCTCACATAGGGAAGAAACAAAAGACCACAACTAAGTTTGCTCATGACTGGTGA